A window from Alkalicoccobacillus plakortidis encodes these proteins:
- a CDS encoding LysR family transcriptional regulator encodes MNLQKLQVFLSLVETRKMTQTAKLLGLSTPTVSFHIKSLEEDYGVKLFRTNAGGYRLTDVGEMLHHYAKQLSQVNQALVKSVEDYKNGENGSINLGASGVPAQLFMPELIHQLAERYPRIKVSLDVQTAPEIERRLLLQELDCGLLMETGKKEEELMYEPITSDKIVLAFSRSHPFASAPSFEKVDLKEQILLVHRLSSSTGHFSESWLREQKLQMEMIQLDSVSTIIKMLSYGKAVALISKKLIENEDHLAYIEFENKELERQIYFVYHRNLWMGAPFRHFQELVEELKKGG; translated from the coding sequence GTGAATCTGCAAAAATTACAGGTCTTTCTCTCATTAGTAGAAACAAGAAAAATGACCCAAACCGCAAAGCTCTTGGGATTATCTACACCAACGGTTTCCTTTCACATTAAGTCGCTTGAAGAAGACTATGGAGTGAAACTTTTTCGGACAAATGCAGGAGGATACAGGCTGACAGATGTAGGGGAAATGCTTCATCATTATGCGAAGCAGCTCAGTCAAGTGAACCAAGCACTAGTTAAAAGCGTCGAAGATTATAAGAACGGGGAGAACGGATCGATCAATTTAGGAGCAAGTGGAGTGCCAGCTCAGTTGTTTATGCCAGAGTTGATTCATCAGCTGGCTGAACGATACCCAAGGATCAAAGTCTCACTAGATGTGCAAACCGCCCCGGAAATAGAAAGAAGACTCCTTTTACAGGAGCTTGATTGTGGTCTATTGATGGAAACAGGGAAGAAAGAAGAAGAGCTGATGTATGAACCCATCACGAGTGACAAAATCGTATTAGCCTTTAGCCGGTCGCACCCATTTGCAAGTGCACCTTCTTTTGAAAAGGTAGACCTCAAAGAGCAGATCTTACTTGTGCACAGACTCTCAAGCTCAACCGGTCACTTCTCAGAATCATGGCTAAGAGAGCAGAAGCTACAAATGGAGATGATCCAACTAGATTCAGTCTCAACGATTATCAAAATGCTATCCTACGGCAAGGCAGTAGCCTTAATCTCCAAGAAACTAATCGAAAATGAAGACCATCTTGCCTATATCGAGTTCGAAAACAAAGAGCTCGAACGGCAAATTTATTTTGTCTACCACCGCAATCTTTGGATGGGGGCACCATTTCGTCATTTTCAGGAACTGGTGGAGGAATTGAAGAAGGGAGGCTAG
- a CDS encoding ABC transporter ATP-binding protein yields the protein MIIRLEGIEKTFGQVQAVKPINLTIKDTFVTILGQSGCGKTTLLKMLVGLSEPSAGDIFFDDRTIFSKEKKINVKPNKRQIAMVFQDFGLWPHMSVLENIAFGLRGKVSRRERVDLAREALSKVKLEAKANVLPGDLSGGQQQRVALARAIAVNPKLILFDEALSALDAVLRDQMREEILTIVQSIGAQGIFVTHDQTEAMAMSDSMIVMDTGEVVQTGSPEDIYHTPANSFVANFIGKTNWLEDQNSMVRPENVFLQPRKHTILRSGVVAKSMYEGDRYVIFVNTHEQLWKFYDNKPHQEGSTIKLYIDEHHIHSLMKREA from the coding sequence ATGATCATTCGCTTAGAGGGCATTGAGAAGACATTTGGCCAGGTACAAGCTGTGAAACCAATCAATCTCACCATAAAAGACACCTTTGTTACGATACTCGGTCAATCTGGTTGTGGGAAAACAACGTTACTAAAAATGCTAGTTGGGCTTTCTGAACCATCAGCTGGGGACATCTTTTTCGATGACCGGACGATCTTCTCAAAGGAAAAGAAGATTAATGTGAAGCCAAACAAACGCCAGATTGCGATGGTGTTTCAGGATTTTGGATTATGGCCACACATGAGTGTCTTAGAGAATATTGCCTTTGGCCTTCGCGGAAAAGTATCGAGGAGGGAACGAGTTGATCTAGCTCGTGAGGCCTTGTCAAAAGTGAAACTCGAAGCAAAAGCGAACGTGTTGCCCGGCGATTTGTCTGGTGGTCAACAACAACGTGTTGCGTTGGCACGAGCAATTGCTGTTAATCCCAAACTCATTCTTTTCGATGAAGCACTTAGTGCTCTGGATGCCGTCCTGAGAGATCAAATGCGCGAGGAGATCCTGACGATCGTTCAATCAATTGGCGCACAAGGCATTTTTGTTACACACGATCAAACCGAAGCAATGGCCATGTCAGATAGCATGATTGTCATGGATACGGGAGAGGTTGTTCAAACAGGCTCACCTGAAGACATCTATCACACTCCCGCCAACTCCTTTGTGGCAAATTTCATTGGCAAAACGAATTGGCTAGAGGATCAGAACAGTATGGTTCGTCCAGAGAATGTCTTTCTGCAGCCTCGTAAACACACGATCCTACGATCTGGTGTGGTCGCAAAGAGTATGTATGAAGGTGATCGCTACGTTATTTTTGTTAACACGCATGAACAGCTATGGAAATTCTATGACAATAAGCCTCATCAAGAGGGATCTACAATCAAGCTTTATATTGATGAACATCACATACATTCACTAATGAAACGGGAGGCATAA
- a CDS encoding ABC transporter substrate-binding protein, producing the protein MKKMNLLTIAGVSASVLLLGACGADAGATDTTTSTKTEAASSETATTPETLTVYSAGPEGLAENIQAAFEEETGIKVEMFQSTTGKILSRLEAESNNPIADVVVLASIPSMEGLKSEEKLQPYEPENADSMNPEWSDSDHYYYGYSASALGVAYNTNQVDSLDADWNEFGESEWQGRVTMPDPTSSGSAVDFLYGLTDADEKGWDIIQGWMDNDLLIAGANKESLDAVITGDKDVVVAAVDYMTYKAKESGEPVDIYYPESGTVISPRAAGIVADSSNIDAAKAYMDFLLSDTAQELVADAYILPGNEEIELSNRAVLADIPTLPFEFDGIEDKQIETLNTFLSMD; encoded by the coding sequence ATGAAAAAAATGAATCTATTAACCATCGCAGGTGTTTCTGCATCCGTACTACTACTAGGAGCTTGTGGAGCTGATGCTGGTGCGACTGACACCACAACAAGTACGAAAACCGAAGCAGCCTCATCTGAAACAGCTACAACACCAGAGACCTTAACTGTATACTCTGCGGGACCAGAAGGATTAGCTGAGAATATTCAAGCAGCATTTGAAGAAGAGACAGGCATTAAGGTTGAAATGTTCCAAAGCACCACAGGAAAAATCCTCTCTCGCCTAGAAGCAGAATCCAATAATCCAATTGCTGATGTTGTTGTGCTTGCATCGATCCCGTCCATGGAAGGCTTAAAATCAGAAGAGAAATTACAACCCTATGAGCCGGAAAATGCCGATAGCATGAACCCTGAATGGAGTGATTCCGATCATTATTACTACGGGTATAGTGCCTCTGCTCTTGGTGTTGCCTATAACACCAATCAAGTAGATTCTCTAGATGCTGATTGGAATGAGTTTGGCGAATCCGAATGGCAAGGCCGTGTAACCATGCCTGATCCTACTTCCTCTGGATCAGCGGTCGACTTTCTTTATGGACTAACTGATGCTGATGAGAAAGGCTGGGACATCATCCAAGGCTGGATGGACAACGACTTACTAATTGCTGGAGCAAACAAGGAGTCACTCGACGCTGTCATCACTGGAGATAAAGACGTTGTAGTCGCTGCCGTTGATTACATGACCTACAAAGCGAAAGAAAGTGGCGAACCTGTTGATATTTATTATCCAGAGAGTGGTACAGTGATTAGCCCACGTGCAGCAGGTATTGTAGCTGACTCTAGTAATATCGATGCTGCTAAAGCGTACATGGATTTTCTATTATCTGATACAGCTCAAGAGCTTGTTGCTGATGCATACATCCTTCCTGGTAACGAGGAGATTGAATTAAGTAACCGTGCAGTACTAGCCGATATCCCAACTCTTCCATTTGAATTTGACGGGATTGAAGACAAGCAAATCGAAACGTTAAACACCTTCTTATCAATGGACTAA
- a CDS encoding ABC transporter permease — protein sequence MILRRHAPFTVLFLILCLLAVAPLISVLIYTFVDEGSLSFESMRYVLTTNSIIQTMQNSLLLGVYVIAATTCIALPLAIFRTKTALVKSNWLDIVFVIPFMTPPYIGSMGWILFMQNNGYYEQLFGGKAPFTFFNVAGMVVVMSMHLYPFLYLMLKNALMRINGSFLDATLIYGGNPVFNWIRVVLPLLISSYVMASLLVFIKTLGEFGTPATFGKRIGYDVLTTDIHAYLSRWPINISAATSLSLVLLSICMVIWYLQNIISRKYSYGIHSGKSGTTMKPKDSLWIRVLSSGYVFIILGLSIGVPYFSIIVTSLLKIRGDGLNLSNLTFSHYADPFTIGSASFTALMNSINFAFIASTIAAVIGFSAALFIRAGQKKSQQLVDFTSILSNIIPGIVFVVGLILFWNTPWFPSTIYNTTWMPIVTYIVLFLPYSVQYTKSALSQLHSSIHQSNAVFAQNEWLILIKVWLPLLGQGILAGWVMTFIISMRELVGSLLILPPSVETSATFIYSQFEQGDVAKGMAMAVVTVLLTILCIFIIESLQRRALRTKI from the coding sequence GTGATCTTACGTAGACATGCCCCATTTACAGTGCTATTCCTAATACTGTGTCTCCTAGCAGTAGCACCACTAATTTCAGTCCTCATCTACACCTTTGTGGATGAGGGCTCCCTATCATTTGAATCCATGCGTTATGTTCTAACAACAAATAGCATCATTCAAACGATGCAGAACTCCTTACTACTTGGTGTCTATGTGATTGCGGCTACAACATGTATTGCCCTGCCACTCGCCATCTTCCGAACAAAAACTGCTCTAGTTAAAAGCAATTGGTTGGACATTGTTTTTGTGATCCCGTTTATGACCCCGCCCTATATCGGTTCCATGGGATGGATCTTATTTATGCAGAACAATGGCTATTATGAGCAACTCTTTGGAGGTAAGGCTCCCTTCACCTTCTTTAATGTCGCCGGCATGGTGGTTGTGATGAGTATGCATCTCTATCCTTTTTTGTATCTGATGCTGAAAAATGCGCTTATGCGAATCAATGGATCTTTTCTGGATGCGACCTTAATCTACGGGGGCAATCCCGTCTTCAACTGGATTCGGGTTGTATTACCATTACTCATCTCAAGCTATGTCATGGCAAGTCTGCTCGTATTTATTAAGACATTAGGTGAATTCGGTACACCTGCCACATTTGGAAAACGAATTGGCTATGACGTGTTAACGACTGACATTCATGCGTATCTCTCACGCTGGCCGATCAATATCTCTGCAGCCACGAGCTTATCCTTGGTTTTACTTAGTATTTGTATGGTGATCTGGTATCTGCAAAATATCATTAGTCGAAAATATTCGTATGGCATACATTCCGGTAAGTCTGGAACCACAATGAAACCAAAAGATTCACTATGGATTCGAGTGCTTTCCAGTGGCTATGTGTTCATCATTCTCGGCCTGTCTATTGGTGTCCCGTACTTCTCGATTATTGTGACGTCTCTACTCAAAATACGAGGAGACGGGTTAAATCTCAGTAACCTAACATTCAGTCACTACGCCGACCCATTTACGATTGGCTCGGCTAGCTTCACCGCACTGATGAACAGCATTAACTTTGCCTTCATCGCTTCAACGATTGCTGCCGTGATCGGTTTTAGTGCCGCACTCTTTATACGCGCAGGGCAAAAGAAGTCACAGCAACTCGTTGATTTCACAAGTATTCTCTCTAATATCATTCCGGGTATCGTTTTTGTTGTCGGTCTAATCCTATTTTGGAATACACCGTGGTTTCCATCCACGATTTATAACACAACCTGGATGCCAATTGTGACGTACATTGTCCTGTTCCTGCCGTACTCTGTGCAGTATACAAAGTCTGCCTTATCACAGCTTCATTCGTCCATTCATCAATCAAATGCTGTCTTTGCCCAGAACGAATGGCTGATTCTTATCAAAGTTTGGTTGCCCCTTTTAGGACAGGGCATCCTAGCTGGTTGGGTGATGACATTTATTATTTCCATGCGTGAACTTGTTGGTTCCTTGCTTATTCTTCCGCCGTCCGTTGAAACAAGTGCAACATTCATTTATAGCCAGTTCGAACAAGGAGATGTCGCCAAAGGTATGGCCATGGCCGTTGTGACGGTGCTCCTAACCATCCTTTGTATCTTCATCATTGAATCCTTACAGCGAAGGGCCTTACGAACAAAAATATGA
- a CDS encoding MBL fold metallo-hydrolase: MMDVTILGGVKEYGRNCFILTDHTTNTRIMLDCGVRNGTPEVYPDITEDIAQSIQAVFISHTHNDHIGALPLLAEKGFKGDVWMSEASLEQLAIILPIWRQKRPDAPIDNLQFRALATQTRGKQVIITKNLSITWGYSGHMLGSVWYIFFVNQQATFFSGDLALTSPLLVTDTPLIRSFDLALIDSGHAAYTMPYKKSTKNIIALLADPLEKYLIPITISGKACDLLFSLYQLLPDRTFFIDRPLHGHLHSYLQHHENLRNERICELEAMLSSDRLQIAKNKKQPGVYLLKGKASDCTVIQTGIYKNEHSPFYKSHPDREDLQTLVRQINARNTIFFHSKERDLELILKNQTLEDVSHEKN, from the coding sequence ATGATGGATGTAACAATCCTCGGAGGCGTAAAAGAATACGGTAGAAATTGCTTTATCCTAACCGACCACACAACCAACACACGCATTATGCTCGACTGCGGCGTACGTAACGGAACACCTGAAGTCTATCCAGACATCACAGAAGACATCGCCCAATCAATACAAGCCGTCTTTATCTCTCATACACATAACGATCACATCGGAGCCCTGCCCTTGCTCGCGGAAAAAGGCTTTAAAGGAGACGTCTGGATGTCCGAAGCAAGCCTCGAGCAACTAGCCATAATCTTGCCAATATGGCGTCAGAAAAGACCAGACGCTCCAATTGATAACCTGCAATTTCGTGCACTTGCCACGCAAACACGCGGCAAGCAGGTGATTATCACCAAAAACCTAAGCATCACCTGGGGCTATAGCGGACATATGCTAGGCAGCGTTTGGTACATCTTTTTTGTGAATCAGCAAGCCACCTTCTTCTCAGGAGATCTGGCACTGACCTCTCCCCTTTTGGTCACGGACACACCTTTAATACGTTCCTTTGACCTGGCGTTGATTGATAGCGGCCATGCTGCTTACACCATGCCGTACAAAAAAAGTACCAAAAACATCATAGCTCTACTCGCTGACCCATTAGAAAAATATCTCATTCCAATTACGATCTCTGGAAAAGCGTGTGATCTCTTATTCTCTCTTTATCAGCTACTTCCTGATCGCACTTTTTTTATCGATCGACCGTTACACGGCCATCTGCACAGCTACCTGCAGCATCACGAAAACTTACGTAATGAGCGAATTTGTGAACTAGAAGCTATGCTGAGCAGTGATCGCCTGCAGATAGCTAAAAACAAGAAGCAACCAGGTGTTTATCTATTAAAAGGAAAAGCATCCGACTGTACAGTTATTCAAACAGGGATCTATAAAAATGAACACTCTCCCTTTTACAAATCTCACCCGGATCGCGAAGATCTCCAAACACTCGTCCGACAAATCAATGCTAGAAACACGATTTTCTTCCACAGCAAAGAACGAGATTTAGAACTAATTCTAAAAAACCAAACATTGGAGGACGTATCACATGAAAAAAACTAG
- a CDS encoding Beta-galactosidase C-terminal domain: MRGSKDKEYLFLLNYSRDVQTITLNEPLNELLSDVTLQSTGTVGPYGVMILTKVKAEK; this comes from the coding sequence ATAAGAGGCAGTAAGGACAAGGAATATCTCTTTTTACTAAACTACAGCAGAGATGTGCAAACCATTACTCTGAATGAACCATTGAACGAGCTTTTATCTGATGTAACTCTCCAAAGTACGGGTACGGTCGGGCCTTATGGCGTTATGATACTTACAAAGGTCAAAGCTGAGAAATGA
- a CDS encoding carbohydrate ABC transporter permease, with protein MGGRKKRRNNQTLIFYLFISPWLFGFLVLAVGPMIYSLYMSFTDWQIFGGAEWIGLENYKNLFFDDPLFWKTLWNTFYFTFFGVPLSLVFGYLLAVLLNQKVKFMGVFRTIFYLPSIVPAVASSLLWLLIFQAGIWFSKCST; from the coding sequence TTGGGTGGTAGAAAGAAAAGGAGAAATAATCAAACATTGATATTTTATTTGTTTATTTCGCCTTGGTTGTTTGGATTCTTAGTTCTAGCGGTTGGGCCTATGATTTATTCTTTATACATGTCATTTACTGATTGGCAGATTTTTGGTGGGGCTGAATGGATAGGTTTAGAAAACTATAAGAATTTATTCTTTGATGATCCGCTATTCTGGAAAACGCTTTGGAATACTTTTTATTTTACTTTTTTTGGAGTACCACTAAGTTTAGTATTTGGATACTTACTAGCTGTCTTATTAAATCAAAAAGTTAAATTTATGGGAGTGTTTCGGACGATTTTTTATCTGCCTTCTATTGTTCCAGCTGTAGCAAGCTCTTTATTATGGCTTCTCATTTTCCAAGCCGGAATTTGGTTTAGCAAATGCAGTACTTGA
- a CDS encoding carbohydrate ABC transporter permease, with product MVKPTLIIMGLWGVGGGMVIYLAGLQGVPPSLYEAADIDGAGKFRKFWNVTVPMTSHVIFFNLIMGIIGSFQVFTQAYVMSNGGPNYASLFYVLYLYQNAFQFFKMGYASALAWILFLIILVFTLLQFKFFGKKVYYEYDD from the coding sequence ATGGTTAAACCAACCTTAATTATCATGGGGTTATGGGGTGTAGGTGGAGGAATGGTTATTTATTTAGCCGGTCTACAAGGAGTACCACCAAGCCTATATGAAGCTGCTGATATCGATGGAGCTGGTAAGTTCAGAAAGTTTTGGAATGTAACCGTTCCAATGACCTCACACGTTATATTCTTTAATCTAATTATGGGGATTATTGGGTCATTCCAAGTTTTCACTCAAGCATATGTAATGAGTAATGGTGGACCAAACTACGCCTCATTATTTTATGTTCTCTATCTCTATCAGAATGCATTCCAATTCTTTAAGATGGGTTATGCTTCTGCATTAGCGTGGATATTATTCTTAATCATACTTGTATTTACACTTTTACAATTTAAATTCTTTGGTAAGAAGGTCTACTATGAGTACGATGATTAA